The following proteins come from a genomic window of Terribacillus aidingensis:
- the celB gene encoding PTS cellobiose transporter subunit IIC: protein MFDKFSKFLIPIAGKLNNNRYLGVLRDAFMLAFPLTIFGSIMVVLANLPFLDNVMSESLLAGIQESLGPAPNATMNIASVFVVFGIGYYLAKSYGVEAIFGGAVALTAFLLLTPFVVSTESGEVVSNVLAVDRLGAKGMFLGMIVAFVSGEIYRFITQKKIVIRMPAGVPPAVSQSFAALIPAVVTLSVFLVLNIIVTQGFNTNLHDVIFNTVQAPLVGLGGGLTATLIAVFFIQILWFFGLHGQIIINSVMDPIWNTLSLENLQVYTAGGEVPHIINKQFIEVYLVGAGGTGMTLAVLAAILLFMRSKQMKQVGKLGIGPGIFNVNEPVIFGLPIVMNPLILLPWIIAPMVVTVVSYIAMAIGLVPPPTGVTIPWTVPIFISGFLATNSIAGSLLQLVNVLIVFAIWFPFLKFIDRMNIKQEREAEQKNAKSDMQVPKEKI from the coding sequence ATGTTCGATAAGTTTAGTAAGTTTTTGATTCCGATTGCCGGTAAGCTGAATAACAATCGCTATCTTGGTGTGCTGCGGGATGCCTTCATGCTGGCGTTCCCATTGACGATTTTCGGTTCTATCATGGTCGTTTTGGCAAACTTGCCATTTTTGGACAATGTAATGAGTGAATCGCTGCTCGCTGGTATTCAAGAATCGCTTGGACCAGCGCCGAATGCCACAATGAATATCGCGTCTGTCTTCGTCGTCTTTGGTATCGGGTATTATTTGGCGAAAAGCTATGGAGTGGAAGCCATTTTCGGCGGGGCTGTAGCATTGACCGCATTCCTGCTGCTGACACCATTCGTTGTGTCGACAGAGAGCGGGGAAGTGGTGAGTAATGTACTTGCTGTCGACCGTCTTGGAGCAAAGGGTATGTTCCTCGGTATGATCGTCGCGTTTGTTTCCGGGGAAATTTATCGATTTATTACACAGAAGAAAATTGTCATCAGGATGCCAGCAGGTGTGCCGCCAGCAGTATCGCAATCATTCGCTGCCCTCATTCCGGCGGTTGTCACGCTGTCGGTATTTTTAGTACTTAATATCATTGTGACGCAAGGCTTCAACACGAATTTGCATGATGTCATCTTCAACACGGTGCAGGCACCGCTCGTCGGACTTGGCGGAGGGCTTACGGCTACCTTGATTGCCGTGTTCTTCATCCAAATCCTTTGGTTCTTCGGATTACATGGACAGATCATCATCAACTCGGTCATGGATCCAATCTGGAATACATTGTCTTTGGAAAATCTGCAAGTTTATACAGCTGGTGGTGAAGTACCGCATATCATCAATAAACAGTTCATCGAAGTCTATCTGGTCGGTGCAGGCGGGACAGGGATGACGCTTGCCGTACTGGCGGCAATACTCCTGTTCATGCGGAGCAAGCAGATGAAGCAGGTCGGAAAGCTTGGGATCGGGCCGGGTATTTTCAATGTCAACGAACCAGTCATTTTCGGACTGCCGATTGTTATGAACCCGCTGATTTTGCTGCCATGGATCATTGCGCCGATGGTTGTAACGGTGGTCAGTTATATAGCGATGGCGATTGGTCTCGTGCCGCCGCCGACTGGGGTAACGATACCGTGGACCGTTCCGATTTTCATTAGCGGATTCCTGGCAACCAACTCAATTGCCGGATCTCTGCTGCAGCTCGTTAACGTTTTGATCGTATTCGCCATTTGGTTCCCATTCCTCAAATTTATCGACCGGATGAATATAAAGCAGGAAAGAGAAGCGGAACAGAAAAATGCAAAATCGGATATGCAAGTACCAAAGGAGAAGATTTGA
- a CDS encoding PTS lactose/cellobiose transporter subunit IIA — MSELKLEELTEEQVCFQMILHSGNARSKVLQALRLYREGDIEKVNDMLADAEDDLSLVHKVHFQLVQQEAAGHQRQELSLLFLHAEDHFMSTLTMKEMVKEMIPIFQELKS, encoded by the coding sequence ATGAGTGAGCTGAAATTAGAAGAGCTGACCGAGGAGCAGGTTTGTTTTCAGATGATCCTGCATAGCGGTAATGCCAGAAGTAAAGTATTGCAAGCACTTCGGCTTTATCGTGAGGGTGATATAGAGAAAGTCAATGACATGCTGGCAGATGCAGAAGATGATCTGTCACTTGTACACAAGGTCCATTTCCAGCTGGTACAGCAGGAAGCAGCAGGCCACCAGCGGCAGGAACTTTCTCTTTTGTTCCTTCATGCAGAGGACCATTTTATGTCTACATTGACGATGAAAGAAATGGTCAAAGAAATGATACCAATTTTCCAAGAGCTGAAGAGCTAA
- a CDS encoding PTS sugar transporter subunit IIB, giving the protein MNRILLACSSGMSTSLLVTKMQAFADSIGEEAKIWAVGQDQAKKDMAEADVVLIGPQMSFLKGELAAEAQKYGIQVDVIDMMAYGMADGEKAYKQALGLIGATS; this is encoded by the coding sequence ATGAACAGAATCCTTTTAGCATGCAGTTCCGGTATGAGCACGAGTCTTTTGGTCACCAAAATGCAAGCGTTTGCAGATTCCATAGGAGAAGAAGCAAAGATTTGGGCAGTCGGTCAGGATCAGGCAAAAAAAGATATGGCAGAGGCAGATGTTGTACTAATCGGTCCGCAAATGAGCTTTCTCAAAGGGGAACTCGCGGCTGAAGCGCAGAAATATGGTATCCAAGTTGACGTGATCGACATGATGGCATATGGGATGGCTGATGGAGAGAAAGCGTATAAACAGGCGCTTGGTCTGATTGGAGCAACATCATGA
- a CDS encoding STAS/SEC14 domain-containing protein yields the protein MIEQNISTTTSGELITTHLIGKIKIEDVNEWFNGFEQACQQFISEGRKYKLLVDRKGYTPDHFSVQKAWKDKFFDESILNHSKAIAFLLEEGEIMDYLQQSNTRDSVKFFDDYEQALIWINHF from the coding sequence TTGATTGAACAGAATATCAGCACAACAACTTCAGGAGAGTTAATTACTACCCATCTAATTGGTAAGATTAAAATTGAAGATGTTAATGAATGGTTCAACGGTTTTGAGCAAGCTTGTCAGCAATTCATTTCTGAGGGTCGTAAATACAAATTGTTGGTGGATAGAAAAGGTTACACACCAGATCATTTTTCTGTTCAAAAAGCATGGAAAGATAAATTTTTTGATGAAAGTATTCTGAATCACAGTAAGGCAATTGCATTTCTCCTTGAAGAAGGTGAAATCATGGATTATTTACAACAATCTAATACTAGAGACTCCGTGAAATTTTTTGATGACTATGAACAAGCGCTCATTTGGATCAATCACTTTTAA
- a CDS encoding pentapeptide repeat-containing protein, with product MSYQIDNFAAEEYRKSMRADCANCFGLCCTALHIAASSDFAIDKPAGVPCPNLQSDFRCQIHSELRGKGFKGCTVFDCFGAGQQVSQVTFNGQDWTESKETADKMFSVFPVMVQLYEMLAYVTEALSYRLPQDLHKELTLLLKDLESLTILDADNLQTLDIIELRKPVNELLSKTSSHIRHTITNSIPNKRKLDYRGADWIGKSAKGKDLRAADFQGAYLIAADLKDADLRAVDFIGADLRDANLEGANLSTSMFLTQMQINSAKGNKQTQLPSYLVQPFHWAS from the coding sequence ATGTCTTATCAGATTGATAACTTTGCTGCTGAGGAGTATAGGAAGAGTATGCGGGCAGATTGTGCTAACTGTTTTGGCTTGTGCTGTACAGCGCTTCATATTGCAGCATCCAGCGACTTTGCCATTGATAAACCTGCAGGTGTACCATGTCCTAACCTGCAATCTGATTTTCGGTGTCAGATTCATAGTGAACTAAGGGGGAAGGGGTTTAAGGGATGTACCGTATTTGATTGTTTCGGTGCTGGTCAACAAGTCTCCCAAGTAACGTTCAATGGACAGGATTGGACAGAAAGCAAGGAAACAGCCGATAAGATGTTCTCTGTATTTCCGGTGATGGTACAGCTGTACGAGATGCTGGCTTATGTTACAGAGGCATTGTCTTATCGACTGCCGCAGGATCTACATAAAGAACTTACACTTCTGCTAAAGGATTTAGAAAGCTTAACAATTCTTGATGCCGACAACTTACAGACCTTGGATATAATAGAGCTGCGCAAGCCTGTGAATGAGTTACTTTCCAAGACAAGCAGTCACATCCGACATACGATAACGAATTCCATTCCTAACAAACGGAAACTGGACTATAGAGGTGCAGATTGGATAGGGAAAAGTGCAAAAGGAAAAGACCTTAGAGCAGCCGATTTTCAAGGAGCCTATCTGATTGCAGCGGACCTGAAGGATGCCGATTTAAGGGCTGTCGATTTTATCGGAGCAGATTTGCGGGATGCAAATCTGGAAGGGGCCAATCTGTCTACTAGTATGTTCTTGACACAGATGCAGATAAATTCGGCAAAAGGTAATAAACAAACACAGTTGCCTTCCTATCTGGTACAGCCATTCCATTGGGCATCTTAA
- a CDS encoding helix-turn-helix domain-containing protein — MELFDRVLSINDLDAVIDLLSFELERPVIVESADYTLLAYNSHYIQHFDEANQQTIFTKKWTLPIYETFIEAGVVNKLKTYERPFVVEAMPEIGLNTRIVVSAKHEGRIMGFIWIQQMEEPLPVEGIDFLYDISFHIGRLIYDIQKSKLKQEEKEDQFYQNIFNRVYKSASDLEWGAKEFGVKLPEHFAVAAVQLTAKDEALLYDLQQVAQTSLQLEDKLHHVLIQEDILLIVLGGKRADAPIEALAKEVIQRIRDYVKDKDATVMSGVGGIYQHPFDLLKSANQAKEVIHAGILTHRPLSLYYKDLHVWRYLQAIADKNEELGYESEHLKKIQKLDPNDKKELLKTLEMYLLHNCKIKPTAAALFVHPNTVNYRINQINEALELDLTDVLQRFQLLLDLMTRGK, encoded by the coding sequence ATGGAGTTATTCGATCGTGTATTATCCATCAATGACTTGGATGCTGTCATCGATTTGCTTAGCTTCGAGCTGGAACGGCCAGTGATTGTCGAGAGTGCCGATTATACATTACTTGCGTATAATTCGCATTACATCCAACATTTTGATGAAGCGAACCAGCAGACGATTTTCACAAAGAAGTGGACGCTGCCAATTTATGAAACGTTTATTGAAGCAGGTGTCGTAAATAAGCTAAAAACATATGAGCGTCCTTTTGTAGTAGAAGCAATGCCGGAAATAGGCTTGAATACGAGAATTGTTGTAAGTGCAAAGCATGAAGGCCGTATTATGGGCTTTATCTGGATTCAGCAGATGGAGGAACCGCTCCCTGTTGAAGGGATCGACTTTTTATATGATATTTCCTTCCATATCGGCAGGCTCATCTATGACATACAGAAGTCGAAGCTGAAGCAAGAGGAAAAAGAGGATCAATTTTATCAGAATATTTTTAATAGGGTATATAAATCAGCTTCAGATTTGGAATGGGGAGCAAAGGAATTCGGTGTGAAGCTGCCGGAACATTTTGCTGTTGCGGCTGTACAGCTGACAGCAAAGGACGAAGCGCTTCTTTATGATTTACAGCAGGTTGCCCAAACTTCCTTGCAGCTTGAAGATAAATTGCATCATGTTCTCATACAAGAAGACATTCTGCTTATCGTATTAGGAGGAAAGCGAGCAGATGCGCCAATTGAAGCATTAGCCAAGGAAGTCATCCAGCGAATCCGTGATTATGTGAAGGATAAAGACGCAACTGTGATGAGTGGTGTTGGAGGTATTTATCAACATCCTTTCGACTTGCTGAAAAGTGCGAATCAAGCAAAAGAGGTCATCCATGCCGGCATTCTGACCCATCGCCCTTTATCTCTTTATTACAAGGATTTACACGTGTGGCGCTATCTTCAGGCTATTGCTGACAAGAATGAGGAACTTGGCTATGAAAGCGAACATCTGAAAAAGATTCAAAAGCTCGATCCGAACGATAAGAAAGAACTCCTGAAAACCCTTGAAATGTATTTGCTTCACAACTGCAAAATCAAACCGACTGCAGCAGCACTCTTTGTCCATCCGAATACGGTGAATTACCGGATTAATCAGATCAACGAAGCGCTGGAGCTTGATTTGACGGATGTACTGCAGAGATTTCAGCTGCTGTTGGATTTGATGACTAGGGGAAAGTAG